One Paenibacillus crassostreae DNA segment encodes these proteins:
- a CDS encoding DUF92 domain-containing protein produces MLWIIGFLCAFVVSVAAYIKKSLTISGALAATIMGMVYFAAGNLFWFGILLVFFVSSSLLSKFRQSHKAELEKSYAKTGRRDAGQVLANGGFGMFLCILNAIWPHPAWAYLFIGIMGTVTADTWATEIGSLSKRPPRSILNGKVQSIGTSGGVSLLGSGAAAVGGVMIGGFAGIFAAITASDFQLQSLVVWVILGFVSGLVGAFTDSILGATVQVMYVCPVCDKEVEVLSHCEQTTKQCRGWIWMTNDAVNMWSSIVGAVVAVMIGLGLGL; encoded by the coding sequence ATGTTATGGATTATAGGTTTTTTGTGCGCTTTCGTCGTGTCTGTTGCAGCGTATATTAAGAAATCACTCACCATATCAGGAGCACTTGCAGCTACAATCATGGGAATGGTTTACTTTGCAGCCGGAAATCTATTCTGGTTCGGAATACTACTTGTATTCTTTGTTTCTTCTTCGCTACTATCTAAGTTTCGTCAAAGCCATAAGGCTGAGTTGGAGAAATCGTATGCAAAGACTGGACGACGTGATGCGGGACAAGTCCTTGCGAACGGTGGATTTGGAATGTTTCTATGTATACTGAATGCTATATGGCCTCATCCTGCATGGGCTTATCTATTTATTGGTATTATGGGAACCGTCACAGCTGATACTTGGGCAACAGAGATCGGTAGTTTAAGCAAGAGACCTCCGCGCTCAATCCTGAATGGTAAGGTCCAATCTATTGGTACATCAGGTGGAGTATCTCTGCTAGGAAGTGGTGCTGCAGCCGTAGGTGGAGTTATGATCGGTGGGTTTGCGGGGATTTTTGCAGCGATAACTGCATCGGATTTTCAATTGCAATCATTAGTAGTATGGGTGATCTTAGGGTTTGTCTCTGGATTAGTTGGAGCTTTTACAGATTCTATATTAGGAGCTACCGTACAAGTCATGTATGTGTGCCCTGTTTGTGATAAAGAGGTTGAAGTGTTGAGTCATTGTGAGCAGACAACGAAACAATGTCGTGGTTGGATTTGGATGACCAATGACGCTGTAAATATGTGGAGTTCGATTGTTGGTGCGGTAGTTGCCGTTATGATTGGCTTGGGATTAGGATTATAA
- a CDS encoding LapA family protein: MKIQWSLIAGLIFALITALFAVINVDPVQVNFYFSEVSIPLILLILGCVLIGGLIVGSFGIYRQYKLQREVKRLTNELNKVMTETNYSAPTSLASPITEEHEEAVTNVDINPSK; encoded by the coding sequence ATGAAGATACAATGGTCATTAATTGCTGGATTAATTTTTGCTCTAATAACTGCTTTATTCGCCGTTATTAATGTGGATCCTGTACAAGTTAATTTTTATTTCAGCGAAGTAAGCATTCCTCTCATTCTTCTAATACTAGGATGTGTACTTATCGGAGGACTTATAGTAGGTTCCTTTGGAATTTATAGACAATATAAGCTACAACGCGAGGTTAAACGATTAACGAATGAGCTTAATAAAGTCATGACTGAAACAAATTATTCAGCCCCAACATCTCTCGCATCACCCATCACAGAAGAACATGAGGAGGCAGTCACCAATGTCGATATCAATCCATCCAAATGA
- a CDS encoding ABC-F family ATP-binding cassette domain-containing protein, translated as MNILTVEHISKSYGEKVLFKDASFGMEDQDKIGIVGVNGTGKSTFLRIIAGLEKADEGQISIGNAVRIRTLSQNPDFDPEMTVLQQVFQGNDPQMKVVRDYTETMDLLELDPLDEKAMERLLDLNQEMDALQAWQLESEAKTILNKLGLTQFDDLMGTLSGGQRKRVALASALIQPCELLILDEPTNHIDTDSVAWLESFLQKRRGALLMITHDRYFLDRVANVMLELDYGRLFRYEANYSRFLELKEEREEREASSEHKRQNLLRTELAWMRRGAKARSTKQKARIDRYEELKDQQGVQRAGSMDMSVASSRLGRKILEIDHLHKVNNDMVLIKDFSYIAVPEDRVGIVGPNGTGKSTLLNLIAGRLQPDGGELSLGSTVKIGYFTQEHQEMNENQRVIEYIKEEAEVIRTADGSTITAGQMLERFLFPPTLQWTPISKLSGGEKRRLYLLRVLMGSPNVLLLDEPTNDLDIQTLAVLEQYLDEFPGVVIAVSHDRYFLDRTVEKIVAFEGEGNLRVHVGSYSEYEEWMNKNVSKVHERQHEEPLAKPTSTPIVESKGGNNSIPSREKLKFSFKEQREYEQIDNLIETAEEKIVQINIKMEQSFSDSATLQELMHKQQEAQQELEHLMERWTYLNELAERIEESNKI; from the coding sequence ATGAATATATTAACTGTTGAACATATAAGTAAAAGTTATGGAGAAAAGGTATTATTTAAAGACGCATCATTCGGTATGGAGGATCAGGACAAGATTGGTATTGTCGGTGTGAATGGAACAGGGAAGTCAACCTTTTTGCGTATCATTGCTGGGTTGGAGAAGGCTGATGAAGGTCAGATTTCGATCGGAAATGCTGTTAGAATTAGAACTTTGTCACAGAATCCTGATTTTGATCCAGAGATGACTGTTCTACAGCAAGTATTTCAAGGAAATGATCCGCAAATGAAAGTCGTACGGGATTACACAGAAACAATGGATCTACTCGAACTTGATCCTCTAGATGAAAAGGCAATGGAACGTCTCTTGGATCTCAATCAAGAAATGGATGCTCTACAAGCTTGGCAGCTTGAAAGTGAAGCTAAGACTATTTTGAATAAGCTAGGATTAACACAGTTTGATGACTTGATGGGAACGCTGTCTGGAGGACAACGCAAACGTGTTGCCTTGGCTAGCGCACTGATTCAACCTTGCGAATTGTTAATTCTAGATGAACCTACGAACCATATCGATACGGATTCTGTGGCGTGGCTAGAGTCATTCTTACAGAAACGCCGTGGTGCATTACTTATGATTACGCATGATCGGTATTTCCTTGATCGTGTAGCTAATGTGATGTTGGAGCTTGATTATGGGCGATTGTTCCGTTATGAGGCGAATTATTCAAGATTTCTTGAGTTGAAAGAAGAGCGTGAAGAAAGAGAAGCATCTTCTGAACATAAAAGACAGAACCTTCTACGCACGGAGCTTGCTTGGATGCGTCGAGGAGCCAAAGCAAGATCAACCAAACAAAAGGCGCGAATTGATCGTTATGAGGAATTGAAGGATCAACAAGGAGTTCAGCGTGCTGGATCCATGGATATGTCAGTAGCTTCAAGCCGTTTGGGGCGGAAAATATTAGAGATAGATCATTTACACAAAGTAAATAATGATATGGTTCTCATCAAGGATTTCAGTTATATTGCTGTTCCAGAAGATCGTGTAGGGATTGTAGGACCTAATGGTACTGGGAAGTCTACGCTACTCAATCTTATTGCCGGAAGACTGCAGCCAGATGGTGGAGAACTTAGCTTAGGTTCTACCGTGAAGATTGGTTACTTTACCCAAGAACATCAAGAAATGAATGAGAATCAACGTGTCATTGAATATATTAAGGAAGAAGCAGAAGTCATCCGCACGGCAGATGGTAGTACCATTACGGCAGGACAAATGTTGGAACGGTTTTTGTTCCCACCTACGCTCCAATGGACACCCATTTCTAAATTATCTGGTGGAGAGAAGCGCCGTCTTTATCTTTTAAGAGTGCTGATGGGATCACCCAACGTTCTATTACTTGATGAACCAACGAATGATCTAGATATTCAGACACTCGCTGTTCTGGAACAATATTTAGATGAATTCCCTGGGGTCGTCATTGCAGTATCTCATGATCGGTACTTCTTAGATCGTACGGTTGAAAAGATTGTGGCTTTTGAAGGGGAAGGAAACCTCAGAGTTCATGTCGGTTCTTATAGTGAATATGAGGAATGGATGAATAAGAATGTCTCCAAAGTCCATGAACGTCAACATGAGGAACCATTAGCTAAACCTACTAGCACTCCGATCGTTGAGTCAAAGGGTGGAAACAATTCCATTCCGTCTCGGGAGAAGCTGAAGTTCAGTTTCAAAGAACAACGCGAATATGAACAGATTGATAATCTAATTGAGACTGCTGAAGAGAAGATTGTCCAAATAAACATTAAGATGGAACAGTCCTTTAGTGATTCAGCTACATTACAGGAGCTCATGCATAAGCAACAGGAAGCTCAACAAGAGCTAGAACACTTAATGGAGCGATGGACCTATTTAAATGAATTAGCCGAGAGAATAGAAGAAAGTAATAAAATATAA
- a CDS encoding YebC/PmpR family DNA-binding transcriptional regulator — protein MKFKLFKDRKGKADQARNNKFVKLAREIYVQARTGGPNPEANFGLKTAINNARQISMPVDNIERAIKKATGNGENVDYDEIYYEGYGPGGVAIMVKCLTDNRNRTAADVRSIFNKRSGNMGESGCVSYMFDQKGMLVIDREKFEDLDEDTLMLQAIEAGAEDVITSDETFEVLTHPHEFETIKGILEADGLEFTSSEVRWIPQNTIDVEGENAEKLLRMMDAFEDNDDVQDVYTNFEISEDEVERIG, from the coding sequence ATGAAGTTTAAGTTATTTAAAGATCGCAAGGGGAAGGCAGATCAGGCTCGCAACAATAAATTTGTAAAGCTTGCTCGTGAAATTTATGTACAAGCTCGCACAGGCGGACCTAACCCAGAAGCGAATTTCGGTTTGAAGACAGCTATTAATAATGCACGTCAAATTAGTATGCCTGTTGATAACATAGAACGTGCTATTAAGAAAGCTACCGGCAATGGGGAAAATGTAGATTATGACGAGATTTATTATGAAGGCTACGGACCAGGTGGGGTAGCTATCATGGTGAAATGTCTAACAGATAATCGCAATCGTACAGCAGCGGACGTAAGATCTATATTTAATAAACGTAGCGGTAACATGGGCGAGTCCGGTTGTGTTTCTTATATGTTCGATCAGAAGGGTATGCTTGTTATCGATCGTGAAAAGTTTGAGGATTTAGATGAAGATACATTGATGCTTCAAGCCATCGAAGCTGGTGCTGAAGATGTCATCACAAGTGATGAGACTTTTGAAGTGTTAACTCATCCCCATGAATTTGAAACGATTAAAGGAATATTAGAAGCAGATGGTTTAGAATTTACCAGCTCTGAAGTTAGATGGATTCCACAGAATACGATTGATGTAGAGGGCGAGAATGCAGAGAAGTTACTGCGCATGATGGATGCCTTTGAAGATAATGATGACGTACAAGATGTCTATACGAACTTCGAGATCAGTGAAGACGAAGTAGAACGTATTGGCTAA
- a CDS encoding cold-shock protein, with protein MKGTVKWFNAEKGYGFIQVEAGDDVFVHFSAIQGEGYKTLDEGQTVEFEITEGNRGPQASNVLKLG; from the coding sequence TTGAAAGGAACAGTTAAATGGTTTAATGCAGAAAAGGGATATGGATTCATTCAAGTGGAAGCAGGAGATGATGTGTTTGTTCACTTTTCTGCCATACAAGGTGAAGGCTACAAGACGTTGGATGAAGGTCAAACCGTAGAATTTGAGATCACAGAAGGAAATCGTGGACCACAAGCATCTAACGTATTAAAACTAGGTTAA
- a CDS encoding CapA family protein, giving the protein MDLSRSNRKRTSRKKKKLLGRSWWILNFSLLTMIILLLSYYWVTEENKANSFVYTPTDTTTISQSDDIEEGNKLTDGTSSNLIDEQDSEDERVLDSAATEVSVEPEIHIEEDESIVVNSDSVLTFNFAGDMMFAGKVEDKLKMKGYDFPFKYVSKLFQQDDLTIANLESPVTTAGIEASDKQYVFKSSPKALVALKEAGMDGVGLANNHILDQGVSGLLDTLKYLEKSKLQYAGAGKDADEAYAPTYFTRQGVKVALIAVSRVVPKSDWHAGKGNPGVATVYDPTLAIKSIASARMEADIVIVMAHWGEERALNPIGNQSELAHQFVDAGADLVIGSHPHVLQGLEQYKGKWIAYSTGNFIFTKSLTETTWKTAIFSTTCTPEGECRIKLIPFHAELGQPVPMSEEEGQQLFKDIEELSIGGVRINKEGTVFMPKS; this is encoded by the coding sequence ATGGACTTATCACGTTCTAATAGAAAGAGAACTTCTAGAAAGAAAAAAAAGTTACTCGGTAGATCTTGGTGGATACTCAATTTTTCTCTACTAACTATGATTATCCTATTATTGTCTTATTACTGGGTAACTGAAGAGAATAAGGCAAATTCATTTGTCTATACACCTACTGACACGACAACGATATCGCAATCAGATGATATAGAAGAGGGCAACAAATTGACTGATGGTACTTCATCGAATTTAATTGATGAACAAGATAGTGAAGATGAGAGAGTATTAGATTCCGCTGCAACAGAAGTATCCGTCGAACCTGAAATTCATATTGAAGAGGATGAGTCTATAGTTGTCAATTCAGACTCAGTTCTCACCTTTAATTTTGCTGGAGATATGATGTTTGCTGGAAAAGTGGAAGATAAACTGAAAATGAAAGGGTATGATTTTCCTTTCAAATATGTTAGTAAACTTTTTCAACAAGATGATCTAACGATTGCTAATTTAGAATCGCCAGTTACTACAGCGGGGATCGAAGCTAGCGATAAACAATATGTATTCAAATCCTCACCTAAAGCACTCGTTGCGCTAAAAGAGGCTGGGATGGATGGGGTAGGACTTGCTAATAATCACATTTTAGATCAAGGTGTTTCAGGACTGCTGGATACGCTAAAGTATTTAGAGAAAAGTAAGCTTCAGTACGCGGGCGCTGGCAAGGATGCTGATGAAGCATATGCTCCTACATATTTCACACGACAGGGGGTAAAGGTTGCGCTTATCGCAGTAAGTCGTGTAGTTCCAAAGTCAGATTGGCATGCTGGAAAAGGAAACCCAGGAGTAGCTACGGTATACGATCCAACCCTAGCTATTAAATCGATTGCATCGGCTCGAATGGAGGCGGATATCGTCATTGTGATGGCGCATTGGGGAGAAGAACGTGCGTTAAACCCGATAGGGAACCAGAGCGAATTGGCTCATCAATTCGTCGACGCTGGGGCAGATCTGGTCATTGGCTCGCACCCTCATGTTCTCCAAGGACTTGAACAGTATAAAGGCAAATGGATCGCATATAGTACTGGTAACTTCATCTTTACTAAATCACTCACTGAAACCACTTGGAAGACAGCTATATTCTCTACGACATGTACTCCAGAGGGGGAATGTAGAATTAAGCTTATACCTTTTCACGCAGAATTAGGTCAGCCCGTACCGATGTCTGAAGAAGAGGGCCAACAGCTATTCAAAGATATTGAGGAATTATCCATTGGTGGTGTGAGAATAAATAAAGAGGGTACGGTCTTTATGCCTAAATCATGA
- a CDS encoding glycerophosphodiester phosphodiesterase, translated as MNNLCVAHRGFSYKSPENTIAAINMAIAEPYVQWIEIDTQLSSDGIPVVIHDFSLDRTTNGTGLVKDHTWEQLQSLDAGRWKGVAFIGEKIPSLDEVLKLSRGRIRLNIELKTKGDMYIGLEKAVLERISYYHMENEVVLTSFDENALRRVKDYNVKINTGLIINNRPIDLMKRLKDLKCSFLSIKASYLNSALTSTLISQGITVMAWTVDNASGMKRLSSMNSGIMICTNRPDVWAATLLNNKPYFWQKIFHKKE; from the coding sequence TTGAATAATTTATGTGTAGCGCATAGAGGCTTCTCATACAAATCTCCTGAGAATACCATAGCTGCGATAAATATGGCGATTGCTGAGCCTTATGTTCAATGGATAGAGATAGATACACAGCTTTCTTCAGATGGAATACCTGTTGTTATCCATGATTTCAGCTTAGATCGAACAACGAATGGTACAGGGCTGGTGAAGGATCATACCTGGGAACAACTTCAGAGTTTGGATGCTGGACGGTGGAAGGGTGTAGCCTTTATAGGTGAGAAGATTCCCTCCCTTGATGAAGTCTTAAAGCTTAGTCGTGGACGTATTCGTCTAAATATTGAGCTCAAAACAAAAGGTGATATGTACATCGGATTAGAGAAAGCTGTATTGGAGCGTATTTCCTATTATCATATGGAGAATGAAGTGGTGTTGACCTCTTTTGATGAGAATGCATTAAGAAGAGTAAAGGATTATAATGTTAAGATCAACACAGGACTAATTATTAATAATCGACCGATTGATTTAATGAAGCGACTTAAAGATTTGAAGTGTTCCTTTCTGTCGATTAAAGCTTCTTATCTAAATTCAGCATTAACTTCAACACTTATCTCACAAGGGATAACAGTGATGGCGTGGACCGTAGATAATGCCTCAGGAATGAAACGTCTATCATCTATGAATTCTGGTATTATGATTTGTACTAATCGTCCAGATGTGTGGGCAGCCACTTTATTAAACAATAAACCTTATTTTTGGCAAAAAATATTTCATAAAAAGGAATGA
- a CDS encoding fumarylacetoacetate hydrolase family protein, giving the protein MDLMIRNVYCVGRNYRLHAAELGNDIPKKPMIFMKPSHAVIPLDNSVISLPKDQGEVHYEGELVILIDQDYEPGMTVDSLVKFMALGIDFTLRDVQQVIKEKGHPWTAAKGFKSSAPLTAFIPFPGIGDLATLDFTVNKNKIEVQRGNANDMIFSLQKIVEYIGTHYGLGKGDIIFTGTPAGVGPVSAGDEFELLWGDTQLGSCVIQ; this is encoded by the coding sequence ATGGATTTAATGATTCGTAATGTCTATTGTGTAGGCCGTAACTATAGACTACATGCAGCAGAGCTTGGAAATGATATACCGAAAAAACCAATGATATTCATGAAACCCTCTCATGCGGTAATTCCACTGGATAATAGCGTAATTTCATTACCCAAGGATCAAGGTGAAGTGCATTATGAAGGAGAATTAGTTATCCTTATCGATCAAGACTATGAACCGGGGATGACTGTGGATAGCTTAGTGAAGTTCATGGCTTTAGGCATTGATTTTACATTACGCGATGTGCAACAGGTTATTAAAGAGAAGGGGCATCCATGGACAGCAGCCAAAGGATTCAAATCGTCAGCACCTCTGACGGCATTTATTCCTTTTCCAGGGATAGGAGATTTAGCAACATTGGATTTCACAGTGAATAAAAATAAAATCGAGGTGCAACGGGGGAACGCTAACGATATGATCTTCTCTCTACAAAAAATTGTTGAGTATATTGGAACTCATTATGGTTTAGGTAAAGGTGATATCATCTTCACTGGGACGCCAGCTGGAGTTGGACCTGTATCCGCAGGTGACGAGTTCGAACTCTTATGGGGGGATACTCAGCTGGGAAGCTGTGTTATTCAATAA
- the pepF gene encoding oligoendopeptidase F: MDQLLKRSEGSKENQWNLQDLYASQSDWDQAYAEVQKKISTAAGFQGKLNTVQSVKDCFALEDDISNHVERLYVYAHMHHDEDTTNPTYQALTQKAKKLSVDANEALSFVTPEILSLPDDQLDAFISDPVLSDYKFTLQEMKREKAHVLTKTEEALLAQVGNLSQAPQTIFGMINNADMKFPRIKDENGKEVELTHGSYIQFLENPNREVRSRAFKAVYETYAKQKNTIAATLSANVNKNIFYSTVRKYPSVLEMSLYGDNIPKEVYSNLIDTIHESLPLLHRYMKLRKNLLGVDELHMYDLFAPLVDEYKMDITYKEAKETIKEGLKPLGDDYLAALQEGYDTGWIDVYENEGKRTGAYSWGAYGTHPYVLLNHKDNLNSMFTLAHEMGHALHSYYSDNALKYRDAQYTIFLAEVASTTNEALLMDYLLKKSTDPKEKMYLLTYYADQFRTTVFRQTMFAEFEKLIHEHAEKGESLTPQALSDIYYDLNLKYHGPDMAVDKDIGMEWARIPHFYNSFYVYKYATGFSAATSFSKQILEEGQPAVDRYLGFLKSGGSDYSINILSKAGVDMSSPQPIREAMSVFGELITQMEQLTK, from the coding sequence ATGGATCAATTATTGAAACGCTCAGAAGGTTCTAAAGAAAATCAATGGAACCTACAGGATTTGTATGCCTCTCAGTCTGATTGGGATCAAGCATATGCCGAAGTTCAGAAGAAAATTTCCACAGCAGCTGGATTTCAAGGAAAGTTAAATACAGTTCAATCTGTAAAAGATTGCTTCGCACTTGAAGATGATATTTCCAATCACGTTGAACGCCTTTACGTATACGCTCATATGCATCACGACGAGGATACAACAAACCCTACATATCAAGCATTAACTCAAAAGGCAAAAAAATTAAGTGTCGATGCCAATGAAGCATTATCTTTTGTGACACCAGAGATCTTGTCTCTACCAGATGATCAACTAGACGCCTTCATATCAGACCCAGTATTATCTGATTATAAATTCACCCTACAAGAAATGAAGCGGGAAAAAGCTCACGTTCTTACGAAGACGGAAGAAGCATTGTTAGCCCAGGTGGGCAACTTATCACAAGCCCCACAAACAATCTTCGGTATGATCAATAATGCCGATATGAAATTTCCTAGGATTAAAGATGAGAATGGTAAAGAAGTAGAACTAACTCATGGAAGTTACATTCAATTCTTAGAGAACCCTAATCGTGAAGTTCGTAGTCGCGCTTTCAAAGCAGTTTATGAGACTTATGCTAAACAAAAAAATACGATTGCGGCTACGTTAAGCGCTAATGTTAATAAGAATATTTTCTACTCAACAGTACGTAAATACCCTTCTGTACTTGAGATGTCCCTTTACGGCGACAATATTCCGAAGGAAGTATACAGTAATCTAATTGATACGATTCATGAAAGCTTACCATTACTACATCGCTACATGAAGCTTCGTAAGAACCTGCTTGGGGTCGATGAATTGCATATGTATGATCTCTTTGCACCACTTGTAGATGAATACAAAATGGACATTACCTATAAAGAAGCTAAGGAAACTATAAAAGAAGGTCTAAAGCCACTTGGTGATGATTATCTAGCAGCATTACAAGAGGGTTATGATACCGGATGGATTGATGTCTATGAGAATGAAGGTAAACGAACAGGAGCATATAGCTGGGGTGCTTATGGTACTCACCCATACGTTCTCTTGAATCACAAAGATAATCTCAATAGTATGTTTACGTTAGCTCATGAAATGGGTCACGCGTTACACTCCTATTATTCTGATAATGCTTTGAAATATCGTGATGCACAATACACAATCTTCCTAGCAGAAGTAGCATCCACAACCAATGAAGCACTGTTGATGGATTATTTATTAAAGAAATCGACGGATCCTAAAGAGAAAATGTACCTTCTTACTTACTATGCAGACCAATTCCGTACAACTGTATTCAGACAGACCATGTTTGCAGAATTTGAAAAACTCATTCATGAGCATGCTGAAAAGGGTGAATCCCTCACTCCGCAGGCATTATCGGATATCTACTATGATCTGAATCTCAAATATCATGGTCCAGATATGGCAGTGGATAAAGATATTGGTATGGAATGGGCACGTATTCCCCATTTCTATAACAGTTTCTATGTATACAAGTATGCTACAGGATTCTCTGCAGCGACTAGTTTCTCTAAACAGATCTTGGAAGAAGGTCAACCTGCGGTGGATCGTTACCTCGGATTCCTCAAGAGTGGAGGAAGTGACTACTCCATCAATATTCTAAGTAAAGCTGGTGTAGATATGTCTTCGCCACAACCGATCCGTGAAGCGATGAGTGTGTTTGGAGAATTAATAACACAAATGGAGCAATTAACAAAATAA
- a CDS encoding M42 family metallopeptidase codes for MSIHPNEDYIIDFLQKLLNTPSPSGYTTQVMKWIEEEAKALEIPLTWNHKGGAILTIQGLDNSRTIGLSGHVDTLGAMVRAIKPDGSLRLTLVGGFMLQAIENEYCTIHTRGGKTYTGTILSSHPSVHVYSDARDFKRQEEHMEVRIDALVESKEDVKKLGISVGDFISFDPRAVVTDSGYIKSRHLDDKASVAALFGLVESMKRENWKPRTTVKILISNYEEVGHGASSIPDDIEEMIAVDMGCIGDDLSCKETDVSICAKDSSGPYDYDMTSRLIELAEAENIPYAVDIYPYYGSDASAALKAGNNIRAALIGPGVHASHAMERTHKQAIINTTKLLAAYLQ; via the coding sequence ATATCAATCCATCCAAATGAAGACTATATCATAGACTTTCTTCAAAAATTACTTAACACACCAAGTCCAAGCGGATACACGACACAAGTGATGAAATGGATCGAAGAAGAAGCTAAAGCTCTAGAGATACCTCTAACATGGAATCACAAGGGTGGCGCCATCTTAACTATCCAAGGACTAGATAACAGCCGTACAATCGGTTTAAGTGGGCACGTTGATACTTTAGGAGCGATGGTTCGAGCTATCAAGCCCGATGGATCCCTGCGACTTACCTTGGTCGGAGGATTTATGTTACAGGCTATTGAGAACGAATATTGTACCATACATACACGAGGTGGTAAGACATACACTGGAACTATTCTAAGTTCTCATCCTTCAGTGCATGTCTACAGCGATGCCCGTGATTTCAAACGCCAAGAAGAACATATGGAAGTTCGTATTGACGCACTCGTTGAATCGAAAGAAGACGTGAAGAAATTAGGTATCTCCGTTGGTGACTTCATATCATTCGACCCTAGAGCCGTCGTTACAGACAGTGGATATATTAAATCCCGACATCTTGATGATAAAGCTAGTGTTGCAGCTCTATTCGGTTTAGTTGAATCTATGAAGCGTGAGAACTGGAAACCACGTACAACCGTAAAGATACTAATTTCTAATTATGAAGAGGTTGGACATGGAGCTTCCTCCATCCCTGACGATATCGAGGAAATGATTGCGGTTGATATGGGTTGTATCGGTGATGACCTTAGTTGTAAGGAAACCGATGTATCCATTTGTGCCAAAGACTCTTCAGGACCTTATGACTACGATATGACTAGCCGACTTATTGAATTAGCTGAAGCAGAGAACATTCCCTATGCTGTTGATATTTATCCCTATTATGGTTCCGATGCTTCTGCAGCGCTCAAGGCAGGAAACAATATTCGTGCTGCACTCATCGGTCCAGGTGTACATGCTTCTCATGCGATGGAGCGTACACATAAACAAGCGATTATCAATACGACTAAGTTACTTGCGGCCTACTTACAGTAA